The Glycine soja cultivar W05 chromosome 8, ASM419377v2, whole genome shotgun sequence genome has a window encoding:
- the LOC114421728 gene encoding tRNA (guanine(10)-N2)-methyltransferase homolog, whose amino-acid sequence MWYLCVFFHRLLDYRKPEVESLAQLFGATEDPQNGDVSSQLQWKLPHHYHADSPFHFVNLPSEQLARNIATRSILVKGMYELWGEGSSYEELKESVLSYPDERKLPYLDSDSTFKITVDCFGKVISLEEQKELIQGLSYIPFKGRVKLKNPDHNFWLIEVDNYGGNNGLPPIVQKRVFFGREVGGADRKLLPTYQLKSRTYLGPTAMDAEIAFLMANQALATSGKLVYDPFVGTGSILVAAAHFGAMTMGADIDIRVVRDGRGPNCNVWSNFKQYGLPMPVGLLRADNNLPPWRSTLKEVFDAIICDPPYGVRAGGRKSGGRKLLKGAVEPYTVPDEKRTNHIPSTAAYSLVECVHDLLDLAAKMLVMGGRLVYFYPVLREDGFAENHFPEHPCFKLISSSEQILSSRYSRVLLTMVKTGPYTEEIAEAAREKHIEFKENHVKWLEDGNLHSAVFSPADAQLTEAGDPKLIKDPKPKYRGKYV is encoded by the exons ATGTGGTACTTGTGCGTTTTCTTCCACAGGTTATTGGATTACAGAAAACCCGAAGTGGAATCTCTGGCACAACTCTTCGGAGCAACCGAGGACCCCCAAAACGGCGACGTTTCCTCGCAATTGCAATGGAAACTCCCTCATCACTACCACGCAGATTCCCCTTTCCATTTCGTCAACCTCCCTTCGGAACAACTCGCTCGAAACATCGCTACCCGAA GCATACTTGTGAAGGGGATGTATGAGCTGTGGGGTGAAGGGAGTAGCTATGAGGAGTTGAAGGAGTCTGTGTTGAGTTACCCTGATGAAAGGAAGTTGCCGTACTTGGATTCTGATAGCACTTTCAAGATAACCGTTGATTGCTTTGGGAAGGTCATTAGCTTGGAGGAGCAAAAGGAGCTCATTCAAGGGCTCTCTTATATCCCTTTCAAG GGCCGAGTAAAGTTGAAAAACCCGGATCACAACTTCTGGCTTATAGAAGTTGATAACTATGGAGGTAATAATGGTCTTCCTCCAATTGTACAAAAGAGAGTCTTCTTTGGTCGCGAAGTTGGTGGGGCAGATAGGAAGCTTTTACCCACATATCAGTTGAAAAGCCGTACTTATCTTGGGCCAACAGCCATGGATGCTGAAATTGCTTTTCTAATGGCCAATCAAGCACTAGCTACTTCTGGGAAACTAGTTTATGACCCTTTTGTTGGAACTGGAAGTATTCTTGTTGCAGCAGCTCATTTTGGAGCAATGACCATG GGTGCTGACATTGACATTAGGGTAGTCCGTGATGGACGTGGTCCCAACTGTAATGTTTGGAGTAATTTTAAGCAG TATGGATTGCCAATGCCTGTTGGTCTTCTAAGAGCAGACAACAACCTTCCTCCATGGCGTTCTACGCTGAAAGAG GTATTTGATGCCATAATTTGTGATCCTCCTTACGGAGTGCGAGCTGGGGGACGCAAATCTGGTGGTCGGAAGCTGCTAAAGGGGGCTGTGGAACCTTACACTGTTCCTGATGAAAAAAGAACAAATCACATACCATCAACTGCAGCTTACAGTTTAGTTGAGTGCGTGCATGATTTGCTTGATCTTGCAGCCAAGATGCTTGTAATGGGGGGCAGGCTTGTGTATTTCTATCCTGTATTGAGAGAAGATGGTTTTGCAGAAAACCATTTCCCAGAGCACCCATGTTTTAAACTGATTTCTTCATCGGAGCAGATCCTTAGTTCACGATATAGCAGGGTGTTACTGACAATGGTCAAGACAGGTCCTTACACAGAGGAAATAGCTGAGGCGGCTAGGGAAAAACACATTGAATTTAAGGAGAACCATGTAAAATGGTTAGAAGATGGTAATCTTCATTCTGCAGTTTTCAGTCCTGCTGATGCTCAGTTAACGGAGGCTGGTGATCCCAAGTTAATTAAGGATCCAAAGCCTAAATACAGAGGAAAGTATGTTTAG
- the LOC114421428 gene encoding glycine-rich RNA-binding protein RZ1A-like has product MSDVEEYRCFIGGLAWSTSDRKLKDTFEKFGKLIEAKVVVDKFSGRSRGFGFVTFDDKKAMDEAIDAMNGMDLDGRTITVDRAQPQQGSTRGDGDRYRDRGRDRDRDHGGGGGRGSNGGECFKCGKPGHFARECPSEGSRGGKYGGRESRYGGSSGGGYGPDRADRSSGGRSRDGGSHGDSGSDRFYRDRSGPYERERRGSGGFR; this is encoded by the exons ATGTCTGACGTGGAAGAGTATCGTTGTTTCATTGGTGGCCTTGCGTGGTCAACATCTGATAGAAAGTTAAAGGATACGTTTGAAAAGTTTGGCAAGCTTATTGAGGCAAAG GTGGTTGTTGACAAGTTCTCTGGGCGTTCTCGTGGTTTTGGATTTGTCACATTTGATGACAAGAAAGCAATGGACGAGGCTATTGATGCTATGAATGGGATGGATTTAGACGGGCGAACTATTACTGTTGATAGAGCTCAGCCTCAACAAGGATCAACTAGAGGTGATGGTGATCGCTACCGGGATCGTGGTCGTGATCGTGACCGAGATCATGGAGGTGGAGGTGGCCGAGGATCTAATGGTGGTGAATGCTTTAAGTGTGGAAAACCTGGTCATTTTGCTAGGGAGTGCCCTAGTGAAGGGTCCAGGGGAGGAAAGTATGGTGGTAGGGAAAGTAGATATGGTGGAAGCAGTGGTGGTGGTTATGGACCAGATAGAGCAGATCGTTCTTCAGGGGGGCGCAGCAGGGATGGTGGTAGTCATGGAGATTCTGGAAGTGATCGATTTTATCGTGATCGTTCAGGACCATATGAGCGAGAGCGACGGGGATCAGGAGGCTTTCGTTGA
- the LOC114424497 gene encoding vacuolar iron transporter homolog 2.1-like — protein sequence MASLGTSSNEMSIDHIEILIIHSNDIEAKPSQYIEENNIEYCQRAQWLGAVFGAKNGLVLITLLMMAVEALNEDITTMLLAGFAGLVVGASGMAIEEYVCAQLDTEVAEMKVHNNKHKEVEEDDEQLNPFQASIASAIGFSVGAAVSVLAAVFIRDYKIRLLVFAVSILAFFVFGGVGTVLGESKTPVRRTCDCDSADLRLDDYGYYFWL from the coding sequence ATGGCTTCTCTGGGCACTAGTAGCAATGAAATGTCAATTGACCATATTGAGATTCTCATCATACATTCTAATGATATAGAAGCAAAGCCTAGCCAATacattgaagaaaacaataTTGAGTACTGTCAAAGGGCGCAGTGGCTTGGAGCTGTGTTTGGAGCCAAAAATGGGTTGGTCTTAATCACCTTATTGATGATGGCCGTTGAAGCTTTGAATGAAGACATCACAACCATGCTTCTTGCCGGCTTCGCAGGACTAGTTGTTGGGGCTAGCGGTATGGCAATTGAAGAATATGTGTGCGCTCAATTAGACACAGAGGTAGCTGAAATGAAAGTCCACAATAACAAACACAAAGAAGTGGAGGAAGATGACGAACAACTTAACCCTTTTCAGGCTTCCATAGCATCAGCAATTGGATTTTCTGTTGGTGCTGCTGTGTCAGTGCTAGCAGCTGTTTTTATAAGGGACTATAAGATCAGGTTATTGGTTTTTGCTGTGTCCATCTTGGCATTTTTCGTATTTGGAGGTGTAGGAACAGTACTTGGTGAAAGTAAAACACCAGTGAGAAGGACTTGTGATTGTGATAGTGCtgatttgaggttggatgactATGGCTATTACTTTTGGCTTTGA
- the LOC114424273 gene encoding vacuolar iron transporter homolog 4-like, whose amino-acid sequence MANLGGRTNNGISTNHVEIPIHISNGVELKPIQEVALAESSSIIDYSQRAQWLRAAVLGANDGLVSVASLMMGVGAVKKDISAMLLAGFAGLVAGACSMAIGEFVSVYTQYDIEMTQIKREREANNNRGVNEETQREKLPNPFQAALASALAFSVGALVPLIAAVFIRNHKIRMGVVAAAVSLALLVFGGVGAVLGKTPVTRSCLRVLVGGWMAMAITFGLTKLIGSADL is encoded by the coding sequence ATGGCCAACCTTGGAGGTAGAACTAATaatggaatttcaacaaaccaTGTTGAGATCCCAATCCATATTTCAAATGGTGTAGAGCTAAAACCAATCCAAGAGGTTGCACTTGCAGAGAGTAGTAGCATTATTGACTACTCTCAAAGGGCCCAGTGGCTTCGAGCTGCAGTGTTAGGAGCTAATGATGGGTTGGTTTCTGTTGCTTCACTGATGATGGGTGTTGGAGCTGTTAAGAAAGACATCAGTGCCATGCTTCTTGCTGGTTTTGCAGGATTAGTTGCTGGGGCTTGTAGCATGGCAATTGGAGAGTTTGTCTCTGTGTACACTCAGTATGACATAGAGATGACTCAGATTAAAAGAGAGAGGGAAGCAAATAACAATAGAGGAGTTAATGAAGAAACTCAAAGGGAGAAGCTTCCAAATCCATTTCAGGCTGCACTAGCATCAGCACTGGCATTTTCTGTTGGTGCTTTGGTGCCACTGATAGCTGCTGTGTTTATAAGGAATCACAAGATTAGAATGGGAGTTGTTGCTGCTGCGGTTAGCTTGGCATTGTTGGTGTTTGGAGGAGTAGGAGCAGTTCTTGGAAAAACTCCGGTGACGAGGTCTTGTCTTAGGGTTCTGGTTGGAGGTTGGATGGCTATGGCCATAACATTTGGCCTCACCAAATTGATTGGCTCTGCTGATCTTTGA
- the LOC114424537 gene encoding vacuolar iron transporter homolog 4-like, translating to MANLGARTNGISSNQVEIPMHVNGVEPKQGEESNIDYSQRAQWLRAAVLGANDGLVSVASLMMGVGAVKKDISAMILAGFAGLVAGACSMAIGEFVSVYTQYDIEKAQLKRESESNNNRGVNEEAQREKLPKPFQAALASALAFSVGALVPMLAAVFIRSHKVRMGVVAAAVSLALLVFGGVGAVLGNTPVKRSCLRVLIGGWMAMAITFGLTKLIGSAEL from the coding sequence ATGGCCAACCTTGGAGCTAGAACTAATGGAATTTCATCAAATCAAGTTGAGATTCCTATGCATGTAAATGGTGTGGAGCCAAAACAAGGTGAAGAGAGCAACATAGACTACTCTCAAAGGGCTCAGTGGCTTCGAGCCGCGGTGTTGGGAGCCAATGATGGGTTAGTCTCTGTTGCCTCACTGATGATGGGTGTTGGAGCTGTTAAGAAAGACATCAGTGCAATGATTCTTGCTGGTTTTGCAGGACTAGTTGCTGGGGCTTGTAGCATGGCAATTGGAGAGTTTGTCTCTGTGTACACTCAGTATGACATAGAGAAGGCTCAGCTCAAAAGAGAGAGTGAGTCAAACAACAATAGAGGAGTGAATGAAGAAGCTCAAAGGGAGAAGCTTCCAAAACCATTTCAGGCTGCACTAGCATCAGCACTGGCATTTTCTGTTGGTGCTTTGGTGCCAATGCTAGCAGCTGTGTTTATAAGGAGTCACAAGGTTAGAATGggagttgttgctgctgctgttaGCTTGGCATTGTTGGTGTTTGGAGGGGTAGGAGCAGTTCTTGGAAACACTCCAGTGAAGAGGTCTTGTCTTAGGGTTCTTATTGGAGGTTGGATGGCAATGGCCATAACATTTGGTCTCACCAAATTGATTGGCTCTGCTGAACTCTGA
- the LOC114421951 gene encoding nodulin-21-like, with protein MATSTLSHAEEALPSPANQTDQKQTRAITEYHSSIDYLQRAQWLRAAVLGANDGLVSVTSLMMGVGAVKRDEKAMLLAGFAGLVAGTCGMAIGEFVAVCTQYEVELGQMKRDMNMTVGEEKDLEMGMEKRALPNPLQATLASAVSFSIGALVPLLSAAFIENYRNRVIVVVAMASLALVVFGRVVAQLGKTHKMKSCVRFLLGGWIAMAITFGLTKLLGAKALDNE; from the coding sequence ATGGCTACTAGTACACTCAGCCATGCAGAAGAAGCACTTCCAAGTCCAGCAAACCAAACCGATCAGAAGCAAACACGAGCTATTACTGAATACCATAGCAGCATTGACTATTTACAAAGGGCACAGTGGCTTCGTGCAGCCGTTTTAGGAGCCAATGATGGGTTGGTTTCGGTTACATCATTAATGATGGGTGTAGGAGCTGTTAAGAGAGATGAAAAGGCTATGCTACTTGCTGGTTTTGCAGGATTAGTTGCAGGAACTTGTGGCATGGCAATAGGAGAGTTTGTTGCTGTGTGCACTCAGTATGAAGTTGAGCTAGGTCAAATGAAGAGAGACATGAACATGACTGTGGGAGAGGAGAAAGACTTGGAGATGGGGATGGAGAAAAGAGCATTGCCTAATCCATTGCAAGCTACTTTGGCATCTGCAGTGTCCTTTTCAATTGGTGCATTGGTGCCTCTACTTTCAGCTGCTTTCATAGAAAACTACAGGAATAGGGTTATTGTGGTTGTGGCAATGGCTAGTTTGGCTTTGGTGGTTTTTGGAAGGGTGGTGGCTCAGCTGGGAAAAACTCATAAGATGAAATCTTGTGTGAGGTTCCTTCTTGGAGGATGGATAGCCATGGCTATTACTTTTGGGTTGACCAAATTACTTGGTGCTAAAGCTTTAGATAATGAATAA
- the LOC114424490 gene encoding nodulin-21-like isoform X1 — protein sequence MANVTPNGSVPHNHVGAVLPTIPTIKIDEKQTLATSEDHTSIDYLQRAQWLRAAVLGANDGLVSVTSLMMGVGAVKRDEKAMLLAGFAGLVAGTCGMAIGEFVAVCTQYEVELGQMKRDMNMTVGEEKDLEMGMEKRALPNPLQATLASAVSFSIGALVPLLSAAFIENYRNRVIVVVAMASLALVVFGSVGAQLGKTPKLKSCVRFLLGGWIAMSITFGLTKLMGASALE from the exons ATGGCTAATGTTACACCTAATGGTTCGGTGCCACACAACCACGTAGGAGCAGTGCTTCCAACAATTCCCACAATCAAAATTGATGAG AAGCAAACCCTAGCCACCAGCGAAGACCACACCAGCATTGACTATTTACAAAGGGCACAGTGGCTTCGTGCAGCCGTTTTAGGAGCCAATGATGGGTTGGTTTCGGTTACATCATTAATGATGGGTGTAGGAGCTGTTAAGAGAGATGAAAAGGCTATGCTACTTGCTGGTTTTGCAGGATTAGTTGCAGGAACTTGTGGCATGGCAATAGGAGAGTTTGTTGCTGTGTGCACTCAGTATGAAGTTGAGCTAGGTCAAATGAAGAGAGACATGAACATGACTGTGGGAGAGGAGAAAGACTTGGAGATGGGGATGGAGAAAAGAGCATTGCCTAATCCATTGCAAGCTACTTTGGCATCTGCAGTGTCCTTTTCAATTGGTGCATTGGTGCCTCTACTTTCAGCTGCTTTCATAGAAAACTACAGGAATAGGGTTATTGTGGTTGTGGCAATGGCTAGTTTGGCTTTGGTGGTGTTTGGAAGTGTGGGGGCTCAGCTGGGAAAAACTCCTAAGTTAAAATCTTGTGTAAGGTTCCTTCTTGGAGGATGGATAGCCATGTCCATCACTTTTGGGTTAACTAAATTAATGGGTGCTAGCGCTTTAGAATAA
- the LOC114424490 gene encoding nodulin-21-like isoform X2 — MANVTPNGSVPHNHVGAVLPTIPTIKIDEKQTLATSEDHTSIDYLQRAQWLRAAVLGANDGLVSVTSLMMGVGAVKRDEKAMLLAGFAGLVAGTCGMAIGEFVAVCTQYEVELGQMKRDMNMTVGEEKDLEMGMEKRALPNPLQATLASAVSFSIGALVPLLSAAFIENYRNRVIVVVAMASLALVVFGSVGAQLGKTPKLKSCVRFLLGGWIAMSITFGLTKLMGASALE; from the exons ATGGCTAATGTTACACCTAATGGTTCGGTGCCACACAACCACGTAGGAGCAGTGCTTCCAACAATTCCCACAATCAAAATTGATGAGAAGCA AACCCTAGCCACCAGCGAAGACCACACCAGCATTGACTATTTACAAAGGGCACAGTGGCTTCGTGCAGCCGTTTTAGGAGCCAATGATGGGTTGGTTTCGGTTACATCATTAATGATGGGTGTAGGAGCTGTTAAGAGAGATGAAAAGGCTATGCTACTTGCTGGTTTTGCAGGATTAGTTGCAGGAACTTGTGGCATGGCAATAGGAGAGTTTGTTGCTGTGTGCACTCAGTATGAAGTTGAGCTAGGTCAAATGAAGAGAGACATGAACATGACTGTGGGAGAGGAGAAAGACTTGGAGATGGGGATGGAGAAAAGAGCATTGCCTAATCCATTGCAAGCTACTTTGGCATCTGCAGTGTCCTTTTCAATTGGTGCATTGGTGCCTCTACTTTCAGCTGCTTTCATAGAAAACTACAGGAATAGGGTTATTGTGGTTGTGGCAATGGCTAGTTTGGCTTTGGTGGTGTTTGGAAGTGTGGGGGCTCAGCTGGGAAAAACTCCTAAGTTAAAATCTTGTGTAAGGTTCCTTCTTGGAGGATGGATAGCCATGTCCATCACTTTTGGGTTAACTAAATTAATGGGTGCTAGCGCTTTAGAATAA